Sequence from the Aerococcus tenax genome:
TCAGAAACCTTGGCATCTTGCTTGAACTTAAGTGCTAGGGCATGTTCCCGTCCACCGGAACCAATGACCAATATTTTCATAGTTTTCCTCCTGAAATTAGTGTCTAAAATGCCGCATGCCAGTCTTCAACATAGGAATTTTGGCTTGGTCAACCACGGCAATGGAATCATCATCATGGATAGAACCCCCAGGTTGAACAATGGCTTTAATGCCATGTTGGGCCGCTAATTCTGCGGTATCTGCCATTGGTAAGTAGGCATCACTAGCTAAAACCAAACGGTCGCGGTCAACTTCAAATGGATTAGCCAAGGCTTCGTCAATGGCTAATTGGGCTGAGCCAACTCGGTTCATTTGCCCAGCTCCAATACCTAACGTTTGATGGCCGTTGGCGACCACAATGGCATTGGATTTAACGTGTTTAACCACTTTCCAGGCTAATTCTAAAGCAGGCAAATCTTTGGGGTCGACATCATATTGGCCCATTTTTTGCCAGTGTTCGTGATCTTCATAAGCAGGGATATCTTGGTCTTGCACTAAGAAGCCACCCATTACGGAAACATATTCCTTAGCAGGAGAGAGCTTATGATCAAAGCCCTGCACTTCTAATAGACGTAAGTTCTTTTTGGTCTTGAGCACTGCTAAGGCCTCTTCACTAAAGGCTGGTGCAATCACAATTTCTAGGAAAATCTTATGCAATCTTTCCGCTAATTCTTTAGAGACTTCTTGATTAACCGCTACAATGCCCCCATAAATGGACATGGAATCGGCTTGGTAACAACGTTCAAAGGCTTCTTCAATCGTTTGACCAACCCCTACCCCACAAGGATTCATATGTTTGAGGGCCACCGCACAGGGTTGGTCAAATTCAGCAATCAGCGCTAGGGCTGCATTGGCATCTTTAATATTGTTATAGGATAAGGCTTTTCCATTTAATTGTTTAGCTTGGCTAATACTATAGTCATCAGCCAAAGGCGCTTGATAAAATTCAGCTTCTTGTTGGCTATTTTCCCCGTAACGTAAGGCTTCTTTTAATTCATAGGTTAAGGTTAATCGTTCAGGTTTTTCCTCTTCAAAACGGTCGGTGAGATACTGAGCAATTAAGGCATCATAGGCAGCTGTCAAACGGAAAGCTTTAGCTGCTAGACGTTGGCGATCTTCAAGAGTCGTTGCCTGTTTTTCTTTAAGAGAATCGATGACACTGGCATAGTCCTTAGGATCAGTAAGCACAGTGACATCCTGGTAGTTTTTGGCTCCAGCACGCACCATGGAAGGACCACCAATATCAATATTTTCCACCGCTTCAGCTAATGAAACCTGGCTCTGACTAATGGTTTCTTTAAAGGGATAGAAGTTCACCACCACATAATCAATGGCTTGTAAGTGGTTATCAGCCATGGTTTTCACATGGTCAGCATGGTCTCTTTGGAAGAGAATTCCAGCATGGATATTAGGATGTAAGGTTTTTACTCGCCCATCTAGCATTTCCTTAAAGCCAGTCACTTCTTCAACAGGAATAACTTTAATACCAGCTGCTTCTAGGTGCTTTTTACTCCCCCCGGTTGAAATGATTTCTATCCCAGCCTCCTTAAAGGCTTGGGCGAGTTCTACTAAACCTTCCTTATTAGATACACTAATTAATGCTCTTGCCATGATTCATTTCCTTTCTGACTAATTCTAAAATTACTTGAGGATATAATTGATGTTCAATTGTATGAATGGCTGTCTCCAAGTCCTCCAACTGCCATGCTGGATCAATAGTCACAGCTTCTTGGGCGAGAATTTTTCCTTGGTCGATATTTTCATCGATGATGTGGACCGTTACTCCAGTTTTTGCCACTCCAGCCTGATAGGCGTCCCTAATCCCATGACGGCCGGGAAACTTAGGCAAGAGGGAGGGATGAATATTAATAATCCGATTAGGATAAGCCTGGAGTAATGGCTGGTGGATCAGCCGCATATAACCTGCCAATAAAATGTAATCCAAGTGATGCCTCTGACAGAGATCGACTAGAGCTTCTTCATAGTCTTGGCGACTGGAAAAGTCAGTGGGACTAAATTGAAAGGCGGGAATTTTTAAATTTTGAGCGCGTTTTAAAACATAAGCACCAGCTTGGTCACAAAAGAGAAAGGCAATCTCAATTTCAGATTTTAGGCCCTGAAAGGCTTCCACTAAGGCTTGAAAATTACTACCCTGTCCTGAAGCAAATATTGCACATCGCATCATAATGTCTCCTCAAATATAATTTTTTCTTTTACATCACTAGCTTTTTTAATCTGACCTATGCGGTAAGTTGACTCCCCTTGGTCATGTAAGATAGCCTCAACTTCATCAATATGAGCCGGATCAATGGCGAGCACCATGCCAATCCCCATATTAAAAATATTCAGCATTTCCATCGAATCAAGCTGACCATATTTTTCTAAAGCCTTAAAAATTGGCAAGATTGGCCAAGATCCTAATTGAATTTGCGCTTTATAGCCTTCTGGTAGAATGCGGGGAATATTTTCAATAAATCCCCCACCAGTGATATGAGCCATGCCATGGATCAATGACCGCTCAATTAAGCTTTGCAATGTCTTCACATAGATCCGGGTAGGAATAAGTAATTCATCAATCAGACTTCGGTCTGGTCCTAGTTCTTCTAAATGGATATCCAAAGAAAAATCATTATCCTTAAAAAAGACCTTTCGCACTAAAGAATAGCCATTAGAATGTAAGCCGGATGAGGCTAGGCCCAGAAGAATATCCCCTTCTTTAACCTTCTTGGGGGTAATGAGCCGTTTCTTTTCAGCAATACCGACCGCAAAACCAGCTAGGTCAAAATCCTGTGTGGCATACATACCGGGCATCTCTGCAGTTTCTCCACCAATCAAGGCAGCGCCAGCCTGTTGACAGCCTTCTGCTACTCCTTTGACGATACGCTCAATAACAGCGGGCTGGTTTTTGCCCACCGCGATGTAGTCCAAGAAAAACAAAGGCTGAGCGCCTTGAGCGAGAATATCATTAACACACATAGCTACACAGTCGATACCGATACTGTCATAGCGCTGAGAT
This genomic interval carries:
- the purH gene encoding bifunctional phosphoribosylaminoimidazolecarboxamide formyltransferase/IMP cyclohydrolase, whose translation is MARALISVSNKEGLVELAQAFKEAGIEIISTGGSKKHLEAAGIKVIPVEEVTGFKEMLDGRVKTLHPNIHAGILFQRDHADHVKTMADNHLQAIDYVVVNFYPFKETISQSQVSLAEAVENIDIGGPSMVRAGAKNYQDVTVLTDPKDYASVIDSLKEKQATTLEDRQRLAAKAFRLTAAYDALIAQYLTDRFEEEKPERLTLTYELKEALRYGENSQQEAEFYQAPLADDYSISQAKQLNGKALSYNNIKDANAALALIAEFDQPCAVALKHMNPCGVGVGQTIEEAFERCYQADSMSIYGGIVAVNQEVSKELAERLHKIFLEIVIAPAFSEEALAVLKTKKNLRLLEVQGFDHKLSPAKEYVSVMGGFLVQDQDIPAYEDHEHWQKMGQYDVDPKDLPALELAWKVVKHVKSNAIVVANGHQTLGIGAGQMNRVGSAQLAIDEALANPFEVDRDRLVLASDAYLPMADTAELAAQHGIKAIVQPGGSIHDDDSIAVVDQAKIPMLKTGMRHFRH
- the purN gene encoding phosphoribosylglycinamide formyltransferase translates to MRCAIFASGQGSNFQALVEAFQGLKSEIEIAFLFCDQAGAYVLKRAQNLKIPAFQFSPTDFSSRQDYEEALVDLCQRHHLDYILLAGYMRLIHQPLLQAYPNRIINIHPSLLPKFPGRHGIRDAYQAGVAKTGVTVHIIDENIDQGKILAQEAVTIDPAWQLEDLETAIHTIEHQLYPQVILELVRKEMNHGKSIN
- the purM gene encoding phosphoribosylformylglycinamidine cyclo-ligase, whose protein sequence is MTNAYQNAGVDVEAGYQAVERIKKQVAKTWRPEVMGAIGSFAGAFSLAGFDYEEPCLLAGTDGVGTKLMLAIQSQRYDSIGIDCVAMCVNDILAQGAQPLFFLDYIAVGKNQPAVIERIVKGVAEGCQQAGAALIGGETAEMPGMYATQDFDLAGFAVGIAEKKRLITPKKVKEGDILLGLASSGLHSNGYSLVRKVFFKDNDFSLDIHLEELGPDRSLIDELLIPTRIYVKTLQSLIERSLIHGMAHITGGGFIENIPRILPEGYKAQIQLGSWPILPIFKALEKYGQLDSMEMLNIFNMGIGMVLAIDPAHIDEVEAILHDQGESTYRIGQIKKASDVKEKIIFEETL